In Halovivax gelatinilyticus, the following are encoded in one genomic region:
- a CDS encoding CARDB domain-containing protein yields MYPIDSLSRHRDAAAAVGTVVVVALLVLSVVAVGAPVAASDEQPPPPPAAYYGELTIDGEPAPPGTLVTAKIDGETRGSIVTTEAGQFGGPGMADEKLSVEGEYGDDGAVVEFFVNGEPVDSAPSPVEWEAESVEAVDLEGWDVPHPDVDVTVDEAASVTTVPPGEGAIVEVTLENTGDAGAVPIALDIDGEPTEERILELPSGESTTTFAPSFDAEGAYEAVVRSPQHADEVTIVVDEDADPPDDSPGLPPPPPDAEIEVVDTAVNESEIVAGEAVAVEATVENTGTVVETVEIPLYADDEPVDNVTVELTAGETANVTYETAFDESGQYELFVADERVETLSVSEPALEITDTQLDPRTIEPGESVEIAATVENPAGVAVEETIEIRVDETVIDEVSLTLDPGATETISYSHTIDADGEFDVTIGEVDAGTVSVQEGDDYERPDDDDDGIPGFGLGVAIVSMFAFALVRLWRHRG; encoded by the coding sequence ATGTACCCGATTGATTCGTTATCGCGCCACCGCGACGCCGCCGCAGCCGTCGGAACGGTCGTGGTCGTCGCCTTGCTCGTGCTGAGTGTCGTCGCCGTCGGCGCGCCGGTCGCGGCGTCCGACGAGCAACCGCCACCGCCGCCGGCCGCCTACTACGGCGAGCTCACGATCGACGGCGAACCGGCCCCGCCGGGAACGCTCGTCACGGCGAAGATCGACGGCGAGACGCGCGGCTCGATCGTCACGACCGAGGCCGGTCAGTTCGGCGGCCCTGGCATGGCGGACGAGAAGCTCTCCGTCGAAGGCGAGTACGGAGACGACGGTGCCGTCGTCGAGTTCTTCGTCAACGGCGAACCCGTCGACTCGGCGCCCTCACCGGTCGAGTGGGAGGCAGAATCCGTCGAAGCGGTCGACCTCGAGGGCTGGGACGTTCCACACCCCGACGTCGACGTCACGGTCGATGAAGCCGCATCCGTCACGACGGTGCCCCCAGGCGAGGGAGCGATCGTCGAGGTGACGCTCGAGAACACCGGTGACGCCGGAGCCGTCCCCATCGCGCTCGATATCGACGGCGAACCCACCGAAGAACGGATCCTCGAACTGCCTTCCGGTGAATCGACGACGACGTTCGCTCCCTCCTTCGACGCGGAAGGAGCGTACGAGGCGGTCGTTCGGTCGCCACAGCACGCAGACGAGGTGACGATCGTGGTCGACGAAGACGCCGATCCGCCGGACGACTCACCCGGCCTGCCACCACCGCCGCCGGACGCCGAGATCGAAGTGGTCGACACCGCCGTTAACGAGAGCGAGATCGTCGCTGGAGAGGCGGTGGCCGTCGAGGCGACCGTCGAGAATACCGGCACCGTCGTCGAGACGGTCGAGATACCCCTGTACGCGGACGACGAACCCGTCGACAACGTGACGGTCGAACTCACCGCCGGCGAGACGGCGAACGTCACCTACGAGACCGCGTTCGACGAATCGGGCCAGTACGAGTTGTTCGTCGCCGACGAGCGAGTCGAGACGCTCTCGGTATCCGAACCCGCGCTCGAAATTACGGACACCCAACTCGATCCGCGGACGATCGAACCTGGCGAGTCGGTCGAGATCGCCGCCACGGTCGAGAACCCGGCGGGCGTCGCCGTCGAGGAAACCATCGAGATACGCGTCGACGAGACCGTCATTGACGAAGTGTCTCTCACGCTCGATCCGGGCGCCACCGAGACGATCAGCTACTCGCACACGATCGACGCGGACGGCGAGTTCGACGTCACGATCGGCGAGGTCGATGCGGGGACCGTGAGCGTCCAGGAAGGAGATGATTACGAACGGCCTGACGACGATGACGACGGCATCCCCGGCTTCGGGCTGGGCGTCGCGATTGTCTCGATGTTCGCGTTCGCGCTGGTCCGACTCTGGCGCCACCGGGGATAA
- a CDS encoding S8 family serine peptidase — protein MVSPSRRSILLAVTLAVLIGVAGVAVGSIAASDPAEQDPHATIGENQVETDVEVSDALSDANGTETVVVRLDGADSMTVASSDEPVNALQRHAEETQADVRSFADERAGVEHQASYWIANAVVLEVDTDRVAIEELTRLDHVEALHENFEVNAPMPVESSEAETDGGAVTSLETAGDDETTYGVDMVNAEDVWEDYDTKGEGVRVAVLDTGIDVAHPDLDLYTDDPNDPTYPGGWARFTTEGEKVEGDTPADPQGHGTHVSGTVAGGNESGEHIGVAPDADLMHGAVLSADGSGSFAQIAAGIEWAVEEEADLISMSLGADGMHPELIEPVERAIDTDTMVITSSGNEGEGTSGSPANYYSTLSVGAVDENASVTDFSSGMEVSAAQFGSDAPDDWPNEYVVPDLSAPGDDVLSAYPGGDYQELPGTSMATPHVTGAAALMLSATSTDLSTDQVRDALVETSWKPDEAPPEQDVRYGHGIIDAHLAVATLRGDTGVTGTVERADDEARFPDATVTVELEDGTELSTETDDLGTYAIQTPPGSHEVTVDVDGYEDEPIDVDVADGEFATAHASMDRTLGVVVDEDAPDAIEPGEDYEITYDAWHADTLVVERDGDFDGNVTLSIETDEMFGEEELEFGEPFEFDDRTDDEFSDYPAEVELSVEPEEPGEEVNNETAGAVTLEAEFDGLYGENATETHGPTDVHVEEALEIAVLSDPIVEYGYDDESDRELGPALVDRLDDELDDHHEVELVRGANSVIGVVDEYDVYVVQDEPSTDAMRQFVEQTQRSDVGVVYLDQRQVANGITKLSEATGDPRGLHTPMPIDNSQIVSYDGSETDSDILDVEIRNETADYLEARGWADDHEHVPFREQEVLNFIEDYRSDNLAHIANEQCSFAGCQPRSIDGDGMHGEYGDVGGLGVDDLSRTVIASGLAETDTGIILDEGSELLGNAVHWAADDHGVSVEDHQPWKVDPGQTGEMEVSVPTTNETETDDPLESVTIGLNEHATVDPEEISIAIVDDEGTHDVELGETFEPTVENRSSIELSADIGADAFGELTFDHAYEVGNETITGATGPTSVYEGDEIRVTDDDDLQHVVDTVHVGDEVVVEDGTYDPIWVTADNVDVTIRAADGAEPVIEQQDERWEPHTRAGVIEVSADGVTIDGFTTDTSGQTYNNGVGVRHSMHEPVEDVTIENMRIVEPYQGVWAGSSTGQAHGVEIRNVEVEEPFWAGVRIHRSNDVLIEEVTVTEPGHNGIELGELSEDAIVRDNTIVDPEDAGVLLEVATATVENNEISGAQIGVEQESAGVGYVVDNEVTDSEVGVDLTLNPALHADPTWNATVVDNAFDTHIGVETSVLGELDYAADEPVHIRGNDFSETDVGVYDAHDGAMGPVDARLNYFGPHGPVDDPSVGERVSTAGDVTADPFLPDATVDYDQSGVATAVELEAGQTHAVGIPGPVSGTIDEMVTDAEGVIYGFDATENEWEQLGGNDSVDALEALLVVAETDGAITMNFESDADTPPSPESIDLETGWNFVSSPTYAPANDAFGHSSGDISLVSPDFAGPSDEPGDADVIDGTFSLSDEDVPTVSAFTGYFVFAEDDGELPARLGENPSLSAYANELGLDDGDDGEPSAGDGSAEAYYETVDHLIAEGVGVTPDEYHGALVEAIASETADASADVPANETDAFAEAAAGELTTTLAESTLEDEDDVVEAVETAIEQAAIVSAGSTTEPTPTVRVSAPTLAG, from the coding sequence ATGGTATCGCCTTCGAGACGATCGATCCTGCTGGCGGTTACCCTCGCGGTATTGATCGGGGTAGCCGGCGTGGCAGTCGGTTCGATCGCTGCGAGCGACCCAGCCGAACAGGACCCCCACGCGACGATCGGGGAGAACCAGGTGGAAACGGACGTCGAGGTGAGTGACGCACTTTCCGACGCCAACGGAACCGAAACGGTCGTCGTCCGACTCGATGGCGCCGATAGTATGACCGTCGCCTCGAGCGACGAGCCGGTGAACGCGCTCCAGAGGCACGCCGAGGAGACGCAAGCCGACGTACGCTCGTTCGCCGACGAAAGGGCCGGTGTCGAACACCAGGCCTCGTACTGGATCGCGAACGCCGTGGTCCTCGAGGTGGACACCGACCGGGTGGCCATCGAGGAGCTAACGAGGCTCGATCACGTCGAAGCGCTCCACGAGAACTTCGAGGTGAACGCGCCGATGCCGGTCGAATCCAGCGAGGCCGAAACCGACGGCGGGGCGGTGACGAGCCTCGAGACCGCCGGTGACGACGAGACGACCTACGGCGTCGACATGGTGAACGCCGAGGACGTCTGGGAGGACTACGACACGAAGGGTGAAGGCGTTCGCGTCGCCGTTCTCGACACCGGGATCGACGTCGCCCATCCCGACCTCGATCTATACACCGACGATCCGAACGATCCGACCTATCCCGGTGGCTGGGCCCGGTTTACGACCGAAGGAGAGAAGGTCGAGGGTGACACGCCGGCGGATCCGCAAGGTCACGGAACCCACGTCAGCGGAACCGTCGCCGGCGGCAACGAGAGCGGCGAACACATCGGCGTCGCCCCGGACGCCGACCTGATGCACGGCGCCGTCCTCAGCGCCGACGGAAGCGGCTCGTTCGCCCAGATCGCGGCCGGGATCGAGTGGGCCGTCGAAGAAGAGGCGGATCTGATCAGCATGAGTCTCGGCGCGGACGGGATGCACCCCGAACTCATCGAACCGGTCGAGCGAGCGATCGATACCGACACGATGGTGATCACCTCCTCCGGGAACGAGGGCGAAGGAACCAGCGGTTCGCCCGCGAACTACTACAGCACCCTGAGCGTCGGTGCGGTCGACGAGAACGCGAGCGTGACGGACTTCTCCAGCGGCATGGAGGTCTCTGCCGCTCAGTTCGGGAGCGACGCTCCCGACGACTGGCCCAACGAATACGTCGTTCCCGACCTGAGCGCACCCGGTGACGACGTGCTGAGCGCCTATCCGGGCGGCGACTACCAGGAACTTCCAGGAACGTCGATGGCGACGCCCCACGTGACCGGGGCGGCCGCCCTGATGCTCTCGGCGACCAGTACCGACCTCTCGACCGATCAGGTTCGAGACGCCCTCGTCGAGACCAGCTGGAAACCCGACGAGGCTCCGCCCGAACAGGACGTCCGCTACGGACACGGGATCATCGACGCCCACCTCGCCGTTGCGACGCTACGCGGCGACACGGGCGTGACGGGGACGGTCGAACGCGCCGACGACGAAGCGCGATTCCCCGACGCGACGGTCACCGTCGAACTCGAAGACGGAACCGAGCTCTCGACTGAAACGGACGACCTCGGCACGTACGCGATTCAGACGCCGCCGGGGAGCCACGAAGTGACCGTCGACGTCGACGGGTACGAAGACGAACCGATCGACGTGGACGTCGCCGACGGCGAGTTCGCGACCGCCCACGCCAGCATGGATCGAACGCTCGGCGTCGTCGTCGACGAAGACGCCCCGGACGCGATCGAACCCGGCGAGGACTACGAGATCACCTACGACGCGTGGCACGCCGACACACTCGTCGTCGAGCGTGACGGCGATTTCGACGGAAACGTCACGCTCTCGATCGAAACCGACGAGATGTTCGGCGAGGAAGAACTCGAGTTCGGCGAACCGTTCGAGTTCGACGACCGAACCGACGATGAATTTTCTGACTATCCGGCTGAAGTCGAACTCTCGGTCGAGCCCGAGGAGCCGGGCGAGGAGGTGAACAACGAGACGGCCGGAGCCGTTACGCTCGAAGCCGAGTTCGACGGTCTCTACGGCGAGAACGCGACCGAAACGCACGGCCCGACCGACGTACACGTCGAGGAGGCCCTCGAGATAGCGGTCCTCTCCGACCCGATCGTCGAGTACGGCTACGACGACGAATCCGACCGCGAGCTCGGTCCGGCGCTGGTCGACCGGCTCGACGACGAACTCGACGACCATCACGAGGTGGAGCTCGTCCGCGGCGCGAACTCGGTGATCGGAGTCGTCGACGAGTACGACGTCTACGTCGTCCAGGACGAGCCGTCGACCGACGCGATGCGCCAGTTCGTCGAACAGACCCAGCGATCCGACGTCGGGGTCGTGTACCTCGATCAGCGACAGGTCGCCAACGGAATCACGAAACTGTCCGAGGCGACCGGCGATCCGCGCGGCCTGCACACGCCGATGCCGATCGACAACTCGCAGATCGTCTCCTACGACGGTTCAGAAACGGACAGCGACATTCTGGACGTCGAAATTCGAAACGAGACGGCCGACTACCTGGAGGCCCGGGGTTGGGCTGACGATCACGAACACGTGCCGTTCCGCGAGCAGGAGGTTCTAAACTTCATCGAGGACTACCGATCCGACAACCTGGCCCACATTGCGAACGAGCAGTGTAGCTTCGCGGGCTGCCAACCTCGATCGATCGATGGTGACGGAATGCACGGCGAGTACGGTGACGTCGGCGGACTCGGCGTCGACGACCTGAGCCGCACCGTCATCGCGAGCGGCCTCGCCGAAACGGACACGGGCATCATCCTAGACGAGGGGAGCGAACTCCTCGGCAACGCCGTCCACTGGGCGGCGGACGACCACGGCGTGTCCGTCGAGGACCACCAGCCGTGGAAGGTAGACCCCGGCCAGACCGGCGAGATGGAGGTCTCCGTTCCGACGACGAACGAGACCGAGACCGACGATCCGCTCGAATCGGTCACGATCGGTCTGAACGAACACGCGACCGTCGATCCCGAGGAGATATCGATCGCCATCGTCGACGACGAGGGCACGCACGACGTCGAGCTCGGCGAGACGTTCGAACCGACCGTCGAGAACCGCTCGTCGATCGAGCTGTCCGCCGACATCGGTGCGGACGCGTTCGGCGAACTCACGTTCGATCACGCGTACGAGGTCGGCAACGAGACGATCACCGGCGCGACCGGACCGACGAGCGTCTACGAGGGCGACGAGATCCGCGTGACCGATGACGACGACTTACAACACGTCGTCGACACCGTCCACGTCGGCGACGAGGTCGTCGTCGAGGACGGCACCTACGATCCGATCTGGGTCACCGCCGACAACGTCGACGTCACGATCCGCGCCGCAGATGGCGCGGAACCCGTCATCGAACAGCAGGACGAACGATGGGAGCCGCACACGCGAGCCGGCGTCATCGAAGTGAGCGCAGACGGCGTCACGATTGACGGCTTTACGACCGACACGAGCGGCCAAACGTACAACAACGGCGTCGGCGTCCGTCACTCGATGCACGAACCCGTCGAGGACGTCACGATCGAGAACATGCGAATCGTCGAACCCTACCAGGGCGTCTGGGCCGGTTCGTCGACCGGACAGGCTCACGGCGTCGAAATCCGTAACGTCGAGGTCGAAGAGCCGTTCTGGGCCGGCGTGCGCATCCACCGGTCGAACGACGTCCTGATCGAGGAGGTCACCGTCACCGAACCCGGCCACAACGGCATCGAACTCGGCGAGTTGAGCGAGGACGCGATCGTCCGCGACAACACGATCGTCGATCCCGAGGACGCCGGCGTCCTCCTCGAAGTGGCGACCGCGACGGTCGAGAACAACGAGATCAGCGGCGCACAGATCGGCGTCGAGCAGGAATCCGCCGGCGTCGGGTACGTCGTCGACAACGAGGTGACCGACTCCGAGGTCGGCGTCGATCTCACCCTCAATCCGGCTCTCCACGCCGATCCGACGTGGAACGCAACCGTCGTCGACAACGCGTTCGACACCCACATCGGCGTCGAGACGAGCGTCCTCGGCGAACTCGACTACGCGGCCGACGAACCGGTCCACATCCGTGGAAACGACTTCTCGGAGACGGACGTCGGAGTCTATGACGCTCACGACGGCGCAATGGGACCGGTCGACGCTCGATTGAACTACTTCGGTCCGCACGGCCCGGTTGACGATCCGTCGGTGGGCGAGCGAGTCAGCACCGCCGGCGACGTGACGGCCGATCCGTTCCTTCCGGACGCGACCGTCGACTACGACCAGTCCGGCGTCGCAACCGCCGTCGAGCTCGAAGCCGGCCAGACCCACGCGGTCGGCATTCCCGGACCCGTATCCGGAACGATCGACGAGATGGTCACCGACGCGGAGGGCGTGATCTACGGCTTCGACGCGACCGAAAACGAGTGGGAACAACTCGGCGGCAACGACAGCGTCGACGCCCTCGAAGCGCTCCTCGTCGTCGCCGAAACCGACGGAGCGATCACGATGAACTTCGAGAGTGACGCGGATACGCCGCCGTCGCCCGAATCGATCGACCTCGAAACGGGCTGGAACTTCGTGTCCTCGCCGACGTACGCGCCGGCGAACGACGCGTTCGGTCACTCGAGCGGCGACATCTCCCTCGTCTCTCCCGACTTCGCCGGCCCGAGCGACGAACCCGGCGACGCCGACGTCATCGACGGAACGTTCTCACTCTCGGACGAAGACGTCCCGACCGTGAGCGCGTTCACCGGCTACTTCGTCTTCGCCGAAGACGACGGCGAGTTGCCGGCCCGCCTGGGCGAGAACCCGTCGCTCTCGGCGTACGCGAACGAACTCGGACTGGACGACGGAGACGACGGCGAGCCGTCAGCCGGGGACGGATCGGCTGAGGCTTACTACGAGACCGTCGATCACCTGATCGCCGAAGGGGTCGGCGTGACGCCAGACGAGTATCACGGCGCGCTGGTCGAGGCGATCGCGAGCGAAACGGCGGACGCTTCGGCGGACGTTCCCGCGAACGAGACGGACGCGTTCGCGGAGGCCGCTGCCGGCGAACTCACAACGACGCTCGCCGAGTCGACCCTCGAAGACGAGGACGACGTCGTCGAAGCCGTCGAGACGGCAATCGAACAGGCCGCCATCGTCTCCGCCGGTTCGACGACCGAGCCGACGCCGACCGTGCGTGTATCAGCGCCGACGCTGGCAGGATAA
- a CDS encoding DUF7351 domain-containing protein produces MPPGPLDPPNGDPSASKPLASADALSLLGDETRLKTLLVLHDPSTSVPMDFSTLYDHVDAEYSSGFNYHLDKLTPQFVAKDDDGYRLTTFGSRVARAVAAGTFTSNREIDRFELEEACLSCGERSLWASYRDEMFAVECDACDERLIYIQLPQNLVNEREADQLIDVIDRWLHHWMRMSVSLVSRGICEYCGGPVDSSVVDDVHRYDRLDVLLRFQCPNCGEVKRATVGAVASQDPGVKEFLYQRGEALDDRRYWEIEHWLSDRHLEIVSTDPWRFRVSFHADGDSCTATVDDSLDVVDVSR; encoded by the coding sequence ATGCCCCCAGGCCCCTTAGATCCCCCCAATGGCGATCCGTCGGCGTCCAAGCCGCTCGCCTCAGCGGACGCCCTCTCGCTACTCGGGGACGAAACCCGTCTGAAAACCCTCCTCGTTCTTCACGATCCGTCGACGTCCGTCCCGATGGATTTTTCGACCCTGTACGACCACGTCGACGCCGAATACTCGAGCGGGTTCAACTACCACCTCGACAAACTGACTCCGCAGTTCGTCGCCAAGGACGACGACGGCTACCGACTCACGACCTTCGGTTCGCGCGTCGCCCGGGCCGTCGCGGCCGGCACCTTCACGAGCAACCGCGAGATCGATCGATTCGAACTCGAGGAAGCGTGTCTTTCGTGCGGCGAACGGTCGCTCTGGGCCTCCTACAGGGACGAGATGTTCGCCGTCGAGTGTGACGCCTGCGACGAACGGCTCATCTACATTCAACTCCCCCAGAACCTCGTCAACGAGCGCGAGGCCGACCAATTGATCGACGTCATCGATCGATGGCTCCACCACTGGATGCGCATGAGCGTCTCGCTCGTCAGTCGCGGCATCTGTGAGTACTGCGGCGGTCCCGTCGACTCGTCCGTCGTCGATGACGTTCACCGCTACGACCGTCTGGACGTCCTCCTTCGCTTTCAGTGTCCGAACTGCGGCGAGGTCAAGCGGGCGACCGTCGGCGCCGTCGCCTCGCAGGATCCGGGCGTCAAAGAATTTCTGTACCAGCGCGGTGAAGCGCTCGACGATCGACGCTACTGGGAGATCGAACACTGGCTCTCCGATCGCCACCTCGAGATCGTCTCGACCGACCCGTGGCGATTTCGCGTCTCGTTTCACGCCGACGGCGATTCGTGTACGGCCACGGTCGACGACTCGCTCGACGTCGTCGACGTCTCTCGCTGA
- a CDS encoding alpha/beta fold hydrolase — protein sequence MPTTSRDGVAIRYEVDRTAAPEGTVVFLQGVGIGRWSWRWQRAALSERYDVIAPDTRGVGIRGVRTDGGLAGETDRVDRSADGLGPAARLPGRLRRPLLGLGAGYSVEGLAADLEAVLDETGERSVHLVGQGLGGAVALSYARSYDRATSLGLVGTSPGGDVPETPSDVRSTVLDPDGNTDRQRARTRLRPYFSERFVNRNPHLFDRLVEWQLDQGPSRAVREAQWAVWNGFDAGDWLDEVRLPTLVVHGRADRLAPIEGGTTLAAQLAHAECEPIDGAGHLVGIERPDAVNELLMAFFERNTTRT from the coding sequence ATGCCGACAACTAGTCGCGACGGCGTCGCGATTCGCTACGAGGTCGACCGAACCGCAGCCCCCGAGGGAACCGTCGTCTTCCTCCAGGGAGTCGGGATCGGCCGCTGGTCGTGGCGCTGGCAGCGCGCGGCGCTCTCGGAGCGATACGACGTGATCGCTCCGGATACGCGCGGGGTCGGCATCCGGGGCGTGCGAACCGACGGCGGCCTCGCGGGCGAGACCGACCGCGTCGATCGGTCCGCCGACGGACTCGGGCCGGCGGCTCGGTTGCCCGGTCGACTCCGACGACCGCTGCTCGGTCTCGGAGCCGGGTACTCGGTCGAGGGCCTCGCCGCCGATCTGGAGGCGGTGCTCGACGAGACCGGGGAGCGATCGGTTCACCTCGTCGGTCAGGGGCTAGGCGGGGCCGTCGCGCTCTCGTACGCCCGATCGTACGATCGGGCGACGTCGCTCGGTCTCGTCGGTACGAGTCCGGGCGGTGACGTTCCCGAGACCCCGTCGGACGTTCGCTCGACGGTGCTCGATCCGGACGGGAACACGGATCGCCAGCGGGCCAGAACCCGGCTCCGTCCGTATTTCAGCGAGCGCTTCGTCAACCGCAATCCGCACCTGTTCGATCGGCTCGTCGAGTGGCAACTCGACCAGGGACCGAGTCGGGCGGTTCGCGAGGCGCAGTGGGCCGTCTGGAACGGCTTCGACGCCGGGGACTGGCTCGACGAGGTGCGACTCCCGACGCTGGTCGTCCACGGGCGGGCCGACCGACTCGCCCCGATCGAGGGCGGAACGACGCTCGCCGCGCAACTCGCTCACGCGGAGTGCGAACCGATCGACGGAGCGGGTCACCTGGTCGGGATCGAGCGACCGGACGCCGTAAACGAGTTACTGATGGCGTTCTTCGAACGGAACACGACCCGCACCTGA
- the priL gene encoding DNA primase regulatory subunit PriL codes for MNPRYARYPFLEAAKEAVASEAVDLVSVIEDEPAVVERATERVESALEAGDVGDPVHESRIELFSYPIARVLVSLVDERVLVRRYARAEGAVAYQRFTADLEDPTELKSVESTGLDLSDLLSEFDLEGSIREAPAVEDGPVPTDAASGPSGPRTEPTYLIEVGTYLPLAADCWGDEWRLVNRALADGEVPVTETELLTLFREAVTRRVEAGLPFDVPDPIADALEDEAAALRELVAELELVREIDTVVPELFPPCMKALLDDIQKGEHLPHHSRFAITAFLASIGMNTDEIVELYRINSSFGEEMTRYQTDHIRGDTSPTEYSPPSCATMQSYGDCVNMDDLCERIPHPMAYYEQRLDDEDEDDLEDWREAQAAEAE; via the coding sequence ATGAATCCGCGATACGCCCGGTACCCGTTCCTCGAGGCCGCCAAGGAGGCAGTCGCCTCCGAAGCGGTCGATCTCGTCTCCGTGATCGAGGACGAACCGGCCGTCGTCGAGCGGGCGACCGAGCGCGTCGAGTCCGCGCTCGAAGCGGGCGACGTCGGCGACCCGGTCCACGAGAGTCGGATCGAGCTATTTTCGTACCCGATCGCGCGCGTGCTCGTCTCGCTCGTCGACGAGCGGGTACTCGTCCGCCGGTACGCCCGTGCAGAGGGTGCGGTCGCCTACCAGCGTTTTACGGCGGATCTCGAGGATCCGACCGAACTCAAGAGCGTCGAGTCGACGGGACTCGACCTCTCGGACCTGCTCTCCGAGTTCGACCTCGAGGGGTCGATCCGCGAGGCGCCGGCGGTCGAAGACGGGCCCGTTCCGACGGACGCCGCCTCCGGGCCGTCCGGCCCTCGCACAGAGCCGACATACCTGATCGAGGTGGGGACGTACCTGCCGCTGGCCGCCGACTGCTGGGGCGACGAGTGGCGGCTGGTCAACCGGGCGCTCGCCGACGGCGAGGTGCCTGTGACGGAGACCGAGTTACTCACGCTCTTTCGCGAAGCCGTCACCCGTCGCGTCGAGGCGGGCCTGCCGTTCGACGTCCCCGACCCGATCGCCGACGCGCTCGAAGACGAGGCCGCCGCGCTTCGCGAGCTGGTCGCCGAACTCGAACTCGTCCGCGAGATCGACACGGTGGTCCCGGAACTCTTCCCGCCGTGTATGAAGGCGCTGTTAGACGACATCCAGAAGGGAGAACACCTCCCACACCACTCGCGATTTGCGATCACGGCGTTTCTCGCTTCGATCGGGATGAACACCGACGAGATCGTCGAACTCTACAGGATCAACTCCTCGTTCGGCGAGGAGATGACGCGCTACCAGACCGACCACATCCGCGGCGACACCTCGCCGACGGAGTACTCGCCGCCGTCGTGTGCGACGATGCAGTCCTACGGCGACTGCGTGAACATGGACGACCTCTGTGAGCGCATTCCGCATCCGATGGCCTACTACGAACAACGCCTCGACGACGAGGACGAAGACGACCTGGAAGACTGGCGCGAGGCCCAGGCGGCCGAAGCGGAGTAG
- a CDS encoding DUF7472 family protein has protein sequence MLERDRIVEITAAVGSVLIMLGAMSWVGLTYGTGQFLGEDGAPMMIATIVGFIVLVTVVGTILAFTVSDPTPPDEDADAAS, from the coding sequence ATGCTAGAACGCGATCGAATCGTCGAGATCACCGCCGCGGTCGGAAGCGTCCTGATAATGCTCGGGGCGATGTCCTGGGTCGGTCTCACCTACGGCACCGGCCAGTTCCTGGGCGAGGATGGGGCGCCGATGATGATCGCGACGATCGTCGGTTTCATCGTCCTCGTGACGGTCGTCGGCACCATCCTGGCCTTTACCGTCTCCGATCCGACGCCCCCGGACGAAGACGCCGACGCGGCGTCGTAA
- a CDS encoding SWIM zinc finger family protein: MSQTASPKTSLPVPDADRLDERSRRARTEQMSVLALGDGLYEVESESGETYLVDATAGRCSCPDHLFRGARCKHARRVAIDITEHRAPPPGQLAAPCTDCGETVFVDEPIEEPVYCERHALSPGDRARDRESGAVVTVVDVSDRRADATRIPTVGESVAAYGTNEAYDPDVPVVAAVYPHATVQRNGPVPNELRVYLFPRTRLEAVEA; encoded by the coding sequence ATGTCACAGACAGCCTCTCCGAAAACGTCGCTGCCCGTTCCCGACGCCGACCGCCTGGACGAGCGATCGCGTCGCGCACGAACCGAACAGATGTCCGTCCTCGCCCTCGGCGACGGCCTCTACGAGGTCGAATCCGAGAGCGGCGAGACGTACCTGGTCGACGCCACCGCCGGGCGGTGTAGCTGCCCGGACCACCTCTTTCGCGGCGCGCGCTGTAAGCACGCCCGCCGCGTCGCGATCGATATCACCGAGCACAGAGCGCCGCCGCCCGGCCAGCTCGCCGCGCCGTGTACCGACTGCGGCGAGACCGTCTTCGTCGACGAACCGATCGAGGAGCCGGTTTATTGCGAGCGTCACGCCCTCTCGCCCGGCGACCGCGCCCGCGACCGGGAGTCGGGCGCCGTCGTGACCGTCGTCGACGTCTCCGACCGTCGAGCCGACGCGACGCGGATTCCGACCGTCGGCGAATCCGTCGCCGCCTACGGGACGAACGAGGCCTACGATCCGGACGTGCCCGTCGTCGCCGCGGTGTACCCGCACGCGACGGTCCAGCGAAACGGACCCGTCCCGAACGAACTGCGGGTGTATCTCTTCCCGCGGACCCGGCTCGAAGCCGTCGAGGCGTGA